The following proteins are co-located in the Komagataeibacter sp. FNDCF1 genome:
- the argJ gene encoding bifunctional glutamate N-acetyltransferase/amino-acid acetyltransferase ArgJ — MANALPVSPLARSLPELPPLAGVRFGATEAGIRYRGRTDLVMAEFAPGTTVAGVYTRSKCPGAPVDWCRAAMADGRARALVVNAGNANVFTGRAGFEATQANAADAARLVNCAASEVFLASTGVIGEILPYQKISAALPGLYAKLSDHGWADAARGIMTTDTFPKAATRTARIGATTVRIQGIAKGSGMVAPDMATMLAFVATDAKLPASVIQALLDDGVNRSFNCITVDSDTSTSDMLLLFATGQAGNAEVSDANAPELAEFRMALDSLLLDLALLVIRDGEGVTKMMHITVTGAVSDASAHRIAMAVANSPLVKTAVAGEDANWGRVVMAVGKCGEPANRDTLSVSIGGTCIAQNGTVVPDYDETPVVAHMKGQEIEIAIDIGLANGTAQAWGCDLTHGYIDINGSYRS, encoded by the coding sequence ATGGCCAACGCCCTGCCCGTCTCCCCTCTTGCCCGGTCCCTGCCCGAACTGCCACCGCTGGCGGGCGTGCGCTTTGGCGCGACCGAAGCGGGTATCCGCTACAGGGGGCGTACCGACCTGGTGATGGCGGAGTTCGCACCGGGCACGACGGTGGCCGGTGTCTATACCCGCAGCAAATGCCCCGGCGCACCGGTGGACTGGTGCCGCGCCGCCATGGCCGATGGCCGGGCACGGGCACTGGTGGTCAATGCGGGCAATGCCAATGTCTTTACCGGTCGCGCGGGCTTTGAGGCGACACAGGCCAATGCGGCCGATGCCGCCCGCCTGGTGAACTGCGCGGCGAGCGAGGTATTCCTCGCTTCCACCGGGGTGATCGGTGAGATCCTGCCCTACCAGAAGATTTCAGCCGCCCTGCCGGGACTGTACGCAAAGCTGTCCGACCATGGCTGGGCCGATGCCGCGCGTGGCATCATGACAACCGATACCTTCCCCAAGGCCGCGACCCGCACCGCGCGCATCGGCGCCACAACCGTGCGCATCCAGGGCATTGCAAAGGGCAGCGGCATGGTCGCGCCCGACATGGCCACCATGCTCGCCTTCGTGGCAACCGATGCAAAACTGCCCGCCAGCGTGATCCAGGCGCTGCTGGATGATGGCGTCAACCGCAGCTTCAACTGCATCACGGTGGATTCGGATACGTCCACCTCAGACATGCTGCTGCTGTTCGCAACAGGCCAGGCAGGCAATGCCGAAGTGAGCGACGCGAATGCGCCGGAACTGGCGGAATTCCGCATGGCCCTCGATTCCCTGCTGCTGGACCTTGCGCTGCTGGTCATCCGTGATGGCGAAGGCGTGACCAAGATGATGCACATCACCGTCACGGGCGCGGTGTCCGATGCCTCTGCCCACCGCATTGCCATGGCGGTGGCCAATTCCCCGCTGGTCAAGACCGCCGTGGCGGGGGAAGACGCCAACTGGGGCCGCGTTGTCATGGCGGTAGGCAAATGTGGCGAACCGGCCAACCGCGATACGCTTTCGGTCAGCATCGGGGGGACCTGCATCGCGCAGAACGGCACCGTGGTTCCGGATTATGACGAAACCCCCGTGGTCGCCCACATGAAGGGGCAGGAAATCGAGATCGCGATCGATATCGGCCTGGCCAACGGCACCGCCCAGGCCTGGGGCTGCGACCTGACCCATGGCTATATCGACATCAACGGCTCCTATCGCAGCTAG
- a CDS encoding membrane integrity-associated transporter subunit PqiC: MKTRQPAAPSRHPSLRAAGGLMLCAAMLSACSSAPVRFYTLGAPAVAVGAQTTATTPITDSTPVIEVERARLPDYLDSQDIMVRNGHEIERSGLGRWASRLSVGATDLITARLAQKWPDLFVTDQPQPDRPTWRLQLNISRLDVSRDGQSALNADWAIIPQDPRASILRNRTTIVTNGNTASNANIASVTENLLNELTSRIEASWPGPGQTAATSQHHRSHS, encoded by the coding sequence ATGAAAACGCGCCAGCCCGCCGCCCCTTCCCGCCATCCGTCCCTGCGGGCGGCGGGTGGACTGATGCTCTGCGCCGCCATGCTTTCGGCGTGCTCCTCGGCGCCGGTGCGCTTCTATACCCTGGGCGCGCCCGCCGTGGCCGTAGGGGCGCAGACCACCGCCACCACCCCCATTACCGACAGCACGCCGGTGATCGAGGTCGAGCGTGCCCGCCTGCCCGATTACCTGGACAGCCAGGACATCATGGTCCGCAACGGCCACGAGATCGAGCGCAGCGGGCTGGGCCGCTGGGCCAGCCGCCTGTCGGTGGGGGCCACGGACCTGATCACCGCACGCCTGGCCCAGAAATGGCCGGACCTGTTCGTGACCGACCAGCCGCAGCCCGACCGTCCCACCTGGCGCCTGCAGCTCAATATCAGCAGGCTTGACGTCAGCCGTGATGGCCAGTCGGCGCTGAATGCGGACTGGGCCATCATTCCGCAGGACCCGCGCGCCTCCATCCTGCGCAACCGCACCACCATCGTCACGAATGGCAATACGGCCAGCAACGCCAACATCGCCAGCGTCACGGAAAACCTGCTCAATGAACTGACCAGCCGGATCGAGGCAAGCTGGCCCGGCCCCGGCCAGACGGCAGCCACCAGCCAGCACCATCGCAGCCACAGCTGA
- a CDS encoding ABC transporter permease, with translation MKTSVNGAPQWHLQPEANRTLVTLSGNWIAQEGRVPAFPESGLKDVPQGAPLEFSTEQLGRWDTSLISFLWELKRSAREAHVDVHIDTLPASAHKLLDLLPEIPPTPEPPPHHAFAPVAAVGQFTLDTLNEVGCVSEMGAAAARGGIAALVGRGMMRTVDLMSDLAAAGPSALLIVGVVNFLVGAILAFVGSVELHKFAADIYVASLVAIAMVREMSAVMTAIIMAGRTGGAYAARISTMQANEEIDALQVFGIPVASYLILPSVLALGSTMPLLYLYGCLIGMLGGFVVSFIMLHVSPLGYFHETLQALPLDQFTFGFIKSLVFGVFVGLTSCRIGLKAGRSAADVGIAATKAVVVGIVGVIALDAVFAVIANVIGI, from the coding sequence GTGAAAACGTCCGTCAATGGTGCGCCGCAATGGCATCTTCAGCCCGAGGCGAACCGGACCCTTGTTACCCTATCGGGAAACTGGATCGCACAGGAAGGACGTGTTCCCGCCTTTCCCGAGAGCGGACTGAAGGACGTGCCGCAGGGCGCACCGCTTGAATTCAGCACCGAACAGCTTGGCAGATGGGATACATCGCTGATCAGTTTCCTGTGGGAACTCAAGCGCAGCGCGCGCGAAGCGCATGTCGATGTCCACATCGACACGCTGCCCGCATCCGCCCACAAGCTGCTTGACCTGCTGCCCGAAATCCCGCCCACCCCGGAGCCCCCGCCACATCATGCCTTCGCGCCGGTGGCGGCGGTGGGGCAGTTCACGCTCGATACGCTCAACGAAGTGGGCTGCGTGAGTGAGATGGGAGCCGCCGCCGCGCGCGGTGGCATTGCCGCCCTGGTGGGGCGCGGGATGATGCGCACCGTCGATCTCATGTCCGATCTTGCCGCCGCCGGCCCGTCAGCGCTGCTGATCGTGGGGGTGGTAAACTTTCTGGTCGGCGCGATCCTGGCCTTTGTCGGTTCGGTGGAACTGCACAAATTCGCGGCCGACATCTATGTCGCAAGCCTTGTGGCCATTGCCATGGTGCGTGAGATGTCGGCTGTCATGACCGCCATCATCATGGCGGGCCGCACCGGTGGCGCCTATGCCGCGCGCATTTCCACCATGCAGGCGAACGAGGAAATCGACGCGCTGCAGGTATTCGGCATTCCCGTCGCCAGCTACCTGATCCTGCCCTCCGTGCTGGCGCTGGGCTCCACCATGCCGCTGCTTTATCTGTATGGCTGCCTGATCGGCATGCTTGGCGGGTTTGTCGTCTCGTTCATCATGCTGCATGTCTCGCCGCTGGGATACTTCCACGAAACGCTGCAGGCGCTGCCACTGGACCAGTTCACCTTCGGCTTCATCAAGAGCCTTGTGTTCGGCGTCTTCGTGGGGCTGACAAGCTGCCGTATCGGGCTGAAGGCGGGACGCAGCGCCGCCGATGTGGGCATTGCCGCGACCAAGGCCGTGGTGGTCGGCATCGTGGGGGTGATCGCCCTGGATGCCGTGTTCGCGGTTATTGCCAACGTGATCGGGATCTGA
- a CDS encoding RDD family protein, whose translation MTNPFFRPAPNPQAIWTYAGFWMRVVAYLIDSVVLWVVLALLGMLLVPPSLSVSIFDPQPTGGSGGDYRISYIQPADYTIISTMPHLHWNGNGLFEIISLILPAAYYILCESSRAQATPGKLLCGMRVTDLQGNRITVPRAMGRYFGKYLSAFILGIGFLMVMWTERKQALHDILAGTCVIRRQPRAQAPQPAQWN comes from the coding sequence ATGACGAACCCGTTTTTTCGACCCGCCCCCAACCCGCAGGCTATATGGACCTATGCCGGGTTCTGGATGCGGGTCGTGGCCTATCTGATCGATTCCGTCGTGCTGTGGGTGGTGCTGGCCCTGCTGGGGATGCTGCTGGTGCCGCCCAGTCTTTCGGTCTCGATATTCGATCCGCAACCGACAGGCGGAAGCGGGGGGGATTACCGCATTTCCTACATCCAGCCGGCGGATTACACCATCATCTCCACCATGCCCCACCTGCACTGGAATGGTAACGGGCTGTTCGAGATCATTTCCCTCATCCTGCCTGCCGCCTATTATATCCTGTGTGAATCGTCACGCGCGCAGGCCACGCCGGGCAAGCTGCTGTGCGGCATGCGGGTGACCGACCTGCAGGGCAACCGCATCACGGTTCCCCGCGCCATGGGCCGGTATTTTGGCAAATACCTTTCCGCGTTCATCCTGGGCATCGGCTTTCTCATGGTCATGTGGACCGAGCGCAAGCAGGCCCTGCACGACATCCTAGCGGGTACATGCGTGATCCGCCGCCAGCCACGCGCCCAGGCGCCCCAGCCCGCGCAGTGGAACTGA
- a CDS encoding mechanosensitive ion channel domain-containing protein — protein sequence MSAHFMTTARPVPTHGGRYGGIARALTVRVLAAFMLAFLPWIAQARAADTTPAQATGQVITAQQAQQVLSVMNDPQKREEFTRTLDAIAKGLPAQQIAPTPAPAPAPAKKPAAAADVELEPDSISTEAMNELTRARDLALRQGENFMALFKDLAFVGRWVHSMVSSTDSRQILLDALTRASLIFIFALVAERGLSIAMRKPLAGVTARAVATEARLNRRINTEEREEDQPAPPPASTADAQAEQQTEQTRQQDDRQKHETLRIITRIPYSLLHFLIKLLPVALFFGLGYGGSVLLTSTHQAEMVTITLTNAYVIARVIYLLLETVFVPHSPTIRLCSASDATARMVTRWWNFLVAAPSIVVCLSTLGGVFAMPARGTEAIIRAVVLIEHVLIAIFIWRIRHHVGSALQPTARLQQKPFWMFVGRMVRFWWIPAMFFDFALWLVWATQIRGGYAWILRTLSLTIVVILGARLLSVLAFSVQNRLFHVPDATEKRYPGLQARVDYYYPIARRVLSVLLTFMTIVLLAQSWGLPAIRFFVHGSLGTKIVGAMLTIMIAYTTAIVVWEVANAMLQNQISRFETSEQASRATRLRTVLPIIRTVLLTFIIIIVTVTTLSQIGINVAPLLTGAGIMGAAIAFGSQSLVKDFITGFFMLVENAMQVGDWVTAGSVAGTVEHLSIRTLRLRAVNGDLHIIPFSSVTSIANTSRDYNLVVVSFMLDLSEDPHRVAAILKDELSSLRKDPVFGPLIKSDFSFLGVEQADGNGAKFLGSIRTAAGAKWKVYREYYSRLSARMVAEQVKFPIPTSVNLLANGPMGALRMNMEENPNAVLAAHAAQTGTEDAETGTAGNDTQAASPAPQGKGDGSAGTGHAPSHD from the coding sequence ATGTCGGCCCATTTCATGACTACCGCCCGACCCGTCCCCACGCATGGTGGACGGTATGGCGGCATAGCACGCGCACTGACCGTGCGCGTACTGGCAGCCTTCATGCTTGCATTCCTGCCCTGGATCGCACAGGCCCGCGCGGCGGACACGACCCCCGCGCAGGCAACCGGGCAGGTCATCACCGCCCAGCAGGCCCAGCAGGTCCTGTCCGTCATGAACGACCCGCAGAAGCGGGAGGAATTCACCCGCACGCTCGATGCCATTGCCAAGGGCCTGCCCGCGCAGCAGATTGCACCGACACCCGCCCCCGCCCCTGCGCCCGCCAAGAAACCGGCCGCTGCCGCCGATGTGGAGCTTGAGCCGGACAGCATCAGCACCGAAGCCATGAACGAACTGACCCGCGCGCGCGATCTGGCGTTGCGGCAGGGCGAAAATTTCATGGCGCTGTTCAAGGACCTCGCCTTTGTGGGGCGCTGGGTCCATTCCATGGTGAGCAGCACGGATTCGCGCCAGATCCTGCTTGATGCGCTGACGCGCGCCAGCCTGATCTTCATCTTTGCCCTTGTGGCCGAGCGCGGGCTGTCCATCGCCATGCGCAAGCCGCTGGCCGGTGTGACCGCGCGCGCGGTGGCGACCGAGGCACGGCTGAACCGGCGCATCAATACCGAAGAGCGCGAGGAGGACCAGCCTGCCCCGCCGCCTGCCTCCACCGCCGATGCCCAGGCGGAACAGCAGACCGAGCAGACCCGCCAGCAGGATGACCGCCAGAAGCACGAGACGCTGCGCATCATCACGCGCATCCCTTATTCCCTGCTGCATTTCCTGATCAAGCTGCTGCCCGTGGCCCTGTTCTTCGGGCTGGGCTATGGCGGTTCGGTCCTGCTGACATCCACCCACCAGGCCGAGATGGTCACGATCACGCTGACCAATGCCTATGTGATCGCGCGTGTGATCTACCTGCTGCTCGAGACGGTGTTCGTGCCGCATTCCCCCACCATCCGCCTGTGCAGCGCGTCCGACGCGACCGCGCGCATGGTCACCCGCTGGTGGAATTTCCTGGTGGCGGCGCCGTCCATCGTGGTGTGCCTGTCCACGCTGGGCGGCGTGTTCGCCATGCCCGCGCGCGGCACGGAAGCCATCATCCGCGCCGTGGTGCTGATCGAGCATGTCCTGATCGCGATCTTCATCTGGCGCATCCGCCACCATGTGGGTTCGGCGCTCCAGCCCACGGCGCGGCTGCAGCAGAAGCCGTTCTGGATGTTCGTGGGCAGGATGGTCCGCTTCTGGTGGATCCCGGCCATGTTCTTCGACTTTGCACTGTGGCTGGTCTGGGCAACCCAGATCCGGGGTGGCTATGCGTGGATCCTGCGCACCCTGTCACTGACCATCGTGGTGATACTGGGCGCGCGCCTGCTGTCGGTGCTGGCCTTCAGCGTGCAGAACAGGCTGTTCCATGTGCCCGATGCCACGGAAAAGCGTTATCCCGGCCTGCAGGCCCGCGTGGATTACTATTACCCGATCGCGCGCCGGGTGCTGTCCGTCCTGCTGACCTTCATGACGATCGTGCTGCTGGCCCAGTCCTGGGGGCTGCCCGCCATCCGCTTCTTCGTGCATGGCTCGCTGGGTACCAAGATCGTGGGCGCGATGCTGACGATCATGATCGCCTACACCACCGCGATCGTGGTGTGGGAAGTCGCCAATGCCATGCTGCAGAACCAGATCTCGCGCTTCGAGACATCGGAACAGGCCTCCCGCGCGACACGGCTGCGCACGGTGCTGCCGATCATCCGCACGGTGCTGCTGACCTTCATCATCATCATCGTGACCGTGACCACGCTGTCACAGATCGGCATCAACGTGGCCCCGCTGCTGACCGGTGCCGGAATCATGGGTGCGGCCATCGCCTTTGGTTCGCAAAGCCTGGTCAAGGACTTCATCACCGGCTTCTTCATGCTGGTCGAAAACGCGATGCAGGTGGGGGACTGGGTTACGGCGGGCAGCGTTGCGGGCACGGTGGAACACCTTTCCATCCGCACCCTGCGGCTGCGCGCGGTGAACGGGGACCTGCATATCATCCCGTTCTCGTCCGTCACATCGATCGCCAATACCTCGCGCGATTACAACCTTGTCGTGGTCAGTTTCATGCTTGACCTGTCGGAAGACCCGCATCGCGTCGCCGCGATCCTGAAGGATGAACTCTCAAGCCTGCGCAAGGACCCCGTATTCGGCCCGCTGATCAAGTCGGACTTCTCCTTCCTGGGTGTGGAGCAGGCCGATGGCAACGGTGCCAAGTTCCTTGGCTCCATCCGCACGGCGGCGGGCGCCAAGTGGAAGGTCTACCGTGAATACTACAGCCGGCTGAGCGCGCGCATGGTTGCGGAACAGGTGAAGTTCCCGATCCCGACCTCCGTCAACCTGCTGGCCAATGGCCCAATGGGCGCGCTGCGCATGAACATGGAGGAAAACCCGAATGCCGTGCTGGCCGCCCATGCCGCACAGACCGGGACAGAAGATGCGGAAACCGGAACCGCGGGCAATGACACCCAGGCCGCCAGCCCCGCGCCGCAGGGCAAGGGGGACGGCAGTGCCGGCACGGGTCATGCCCCGTCCCATGACTGA
- a CDS encoding ABC transporter ATP-binding protein — MNDLHNQMPSTNDDRPVMITANDVTLAFGPKVIQHDVSFEVKRGSIFAVMGGSGCGKSTLLKSMIGLLRPTGGRYMVEKDNYWAGDDASRVRIGRRFGVLFQSGALWSSMTVGENVALPMQMFTRLEPSVIRQMVELKLGLVGMLHAIDQYPSELSGGMRKRAGLARAMSLDPDILFFDEPSAGLDPITSARLDELILNLRDGLGATIIIVSHELSSLFHIADDGIFLDADQKTAIAHGSPVWLRDNCTDPVVHAFMHREQLDSSSSHGNG, encoded by the coding sequence ATGAACGACCTGCATAACCAGATGCCCTCCACCAACGATGATCGTCCGGTCATGATCACGGCCAACGACGTGACGCTGGCCTTTGGCCCCAAGGTGATCCAGCACGATGTGTCCTTTGAGGTGAAGCGCGGCAGCATCTTCGCCGTGATGGGGGGGTCGGGCTGCGGCAAGAGCACCCTGCTCAAGAGCATGATCGGCCTGCTGCGCCCCACCGGGGGCCGCTACATGGTGGAAAAGGACAATTACTGGGCAGGTGACGACGCAAGCCGCGTGCGCATCGGCCGGCGGTTCGGCGTTCTGTTCCAGAGCGGTGCGCTGTGGAGTTCCATGACCGTGGGCGAGAACGTGGCCCTGCCCATGCAGATGTTCACCAGGCTGGAACCGTCCGTCATCCGCCAGATGGTGGAGCTCAAGCTGGGGCTGGTGGGCATGCTGCATGCCATTGACCAGTACCCCTCCGAACTGAGTGGCGGCATGCGCAAGCGCGCGGGGCTGGCGCGCGCCATGTCACTGGACCCGGATATCCTGTTCTTCGATGAACCCTCGGCGGGGCTGGACCCGATCACCTCCGCCCGGCTGGACGAACTGATCCTGAACCTGCGCGACGGGCTGGGGGCCACGATCATCATCGTGAGCCATGAACTGTCCAGCCTGTTCCATATCGCGGATGACGGCATCTTCCTGGATGCGGACCAGAAAACCGCCATTGCCCACGGATCCCCCGTATGGCTGCGTGACAACTGCACGGACCCGGTGGTCCATGCCTTCATGCACCGTGAACAGCTGGACAGTTCCAGCTCCCACGGAAACGGGTAA
- a CDS encoding 2OG-Fe dioxygenase family protein has translation MTDRTPTLLARLESPLRMDGFAFVPAGEMLPLLEQYGLRDWSSFAASWNRLGLDRYMADGGRYRRRRHATFAISAQGIRRKKHQPHYQSRDYNELNGGIERWFRAMEPETGEHPALHAILRLMHRIVTDMSDPAHIPDVWHTEIHQFRIEALDSTPGQPTPEGLHRDGVDWVMVVMIRRENVMSGETTIHDLQRTMVGGFMLDQPLDTAVVNDNRVYHGVTAVRPLDPARPAYRDVLVVTFRHQ, from the coding sequence ATGACTGACCGTACCCCCACGCTGCTGGCGCGGCTGGAATCCCCCCTGCGCATGGACGGCTTTGCCTTCGTGCCGGCGGGGGAAATGCTGCCCCTGCTTGAACAGTACGGGCTGCGTGACTGGTCCAGCTTTGCCGCAAGCTGGAACCGGCTGGGGCTGGACCGCTACATGGCGGATGGCGGGCGCTACCGCCGCCGCCGCCATGCCACCTTCGCCATCAGCGCGCAGGGCATCCGGCGCAAGAAGCATCAGCCGCATTACCAGAGCCGGGACTACAACGAACTCAATGGCGGGATCGAACGCTGGTTCCGCGCCATGGAGCCCGAGACAGGAGAGCACCCGGCGCTGCACGCCATACTGCGGCTCATGCACCGGATCGTGACCGACATGAGCGATCCGGCCCACATACCCGATGTATGGCATACCGAAATCCACCAGTTCCGTATCGAGGCACTGGACAGCACGCCGGGCCAGCCCACCCCCGAAGGGCTGCACCGCGACGGCGTGGACTGGGTGATGGTGGTCATGATCCGCCGCGAGAACGTGATGTCCGGCGAGACCACGATCCATGACCTGCAACGCACCATGGTGGGTGGCTTCATGCTTGACCAGCCACTGGATACGGCGGTGGTCAACGACAACCGCGTCTATCACGGGGTGACGGCGGTACGGCCGCTTGACCCCGCGCGCCCGGCCTACCGTGACGTACTGGTCGTGACGTTCCGCCACCAATGA
- the apaG gene encoding Co2+/Mg2+ efflux protein ApaG, whose product MDNVPCFEAVTEDVRVVVQTFWLDDQSEPDEHRYVWAYRVRIENHGTEQIQLLRRSWRIVDGQGRIDRVDGDGVVGEQPLIDASGSFEYMSGAALETPTGFMGGMYHMIRPASRQHFDVSIPVFSLDSPHHPAILH is encoded by the coding sequence ATGGATAACGTCCCCTGTTTCGAGGCGGTGACGGAGGACGTGCGCGTGGTTGTCCAGACATTCTGGCTTGATGACCAGTCCGAACCCGATGAGCACCGCTACGTCTGGGCTTACCGGGTACGGATCGAGAACCACGGCACCGAACAGATCCAGCTCCTGCGCCGCAGCTGGCGCATTGTTGACGGGCAGGGGCGGATCGACCGTGTGGATGGCGATGGCGTGGTGGGCGAGCAGCCGCTTATCGACGCCAGCGGCAGTTTTGAATACATGTCAGGCGCCGCACTGGAAACGCCCACAGGCTTCATGGGGGGCATGTACCACATGATCCGCCCGGCCAGCCGCCAGCATTTCGATGTCAGCATTCCCGTCTTCAGCCTGGACAGCCCGCACCATCCGGCCATCCTCCATTAA
- a CDS encoding MlaD family protein — protein MADRQTLIGAAVLGVGAIALAVLGVTGWLPIPGRSTEAVVVFESPTNGLDIGSPVNFRGVPVGAVERITVRVDPVDHHTYMPVYILFDPAHAPGRGDLPPLPELLASGLRADMVLHSLVTGQTELDLDLDPGTQQRLHPDLTDMPEIPMGQTALQQLEASLVSTSVQQLHHDMVTALASIRMLAADMNRDMPGMIASIRATSADADTAASQIRAAITDVADRASVTINRLDQLITANNRQFVGRRAELLALIDNTHHTMAQARETLASLRALTDPQSRDRLNLDATMRDVMEAGYGLRGFATEVESNPQLLLMGHNQ, from the coding sequence ATGGCCGACAGGCAGACGCTTATCGGCGCGGCCGTTCTGGGTGTGGGGGCTATCGCGCTGGCCGTACTGGGGGTGACGGGCTGGCTGCCCATACCCGGGCGCAGCACCGAAGCGGTCGTGGTGTTCGAAAGCCCGACCAACGGGCTGGACATCGGCTCGCCCGTCAACTTCCGCGGGGTGCCGGTGGGTGCTGTCGAACGCATTACGGTGCGGGTGGACCCGGTGGACCACCATACCTACATGCCGGTCTATATCCTGTTCGACCCGGCCCACGCACCGGGGCGTGGCGACCTGCCGCCGCTACCCGAACTGCTGGCCAGCGGGCTGCGGGCCGACATGGTGCTGCACAGCCTGGTAACCGGCCAGACCGAACTTGACCTCGACCTGGACCCCGGCACGCAGCAGCGCCTCCATCCCGACCTGACGGACATGCCGGAAATTCCCATGGGGCAGACCGCGCTGCAGCAGCTGGAAGCCTCTCTGGTCTCGACTTCCGTCCAGCAGCTTCACCACGACATGGTAACGGCACTTGCCAGCATCCGCATGCTTGCGGCGGACATGAACCGTGACATGCCCGGCATGATCGCCAGCATCCGCGCCACATCCGCGGATGCCGATACGGCGGCCAGCCAGATCCGCGCCGCCATTACCGATGTGGCGGATCGTGCCAGCGTGACCATCAACCGGCTCGACCAGCTGATCACCGCCAACAACCGCCAGTTCGTGGGCCGCCGCGCGGAACTGCTGGCGCTTATCGACAATACGCACCACACCATGGCACAGGCGCGCGAAACCCTGGCCAGCCTGCGCGCCCTGACCGACCCCCAATCCCGTGACAGGCTGAATCTGGACGCTACGATGCGTGATGTTATGGAAGCAGGTTACGGGCTGCGCGGATTCGCCACTGAAGTCGAAAGTAATCCGCAACTTCTGCTGATGGGACACAACCAATGA
- the metZ gene encoding O-succinylhomoserine sulfhydrylase codes for MTDQPDPKSFRPATRLLNAGLERTPYGETSEAMFLTSGFVYDSAEQAEGTFTGDVSHYQYSRFGNPTVANLERRLCDVEGAESCVLTSTGMGAVSCALLAQVRAGERVVASRALFGSCHWIVAELLPRYGVETVFVDGGDMAAWQEALSSPTSAVLLESPSNPMLDVLDIRMICDLAHKAGATVIVDNVFATPLYQKPLELGADVVVYSCTKHIDGQGRVLGGAVLGSAKWMDEVLRPFARNTGNAISPFNAWVMLKSIETLALRVDAMTRNAAKVADFLADAPGIARVFYPGRKDHPQYELAKKQMSGGSTLVAFEVEGGKAGAFAFMNALRLISISNNLGDARSLVTHPATTTHMKLQPEERARLGITDGAIRFSVGLEDADDLIDDLRRGLAALGSR; via the coding sequence ATGACTGACCAGCCTGATCCCAAATCCTTCCGTCCGGCCACCCGCCTGCTCAACGCGGGACTTGAACGCACACCGTACGGCGAAACCAGCGAGGCGATGTTCCTGACCTCCGGCTTTGTGTACGACAGTGCCGAGCAGGCGGAAGGCACCTTTACCGGCGATGTGTCGCATTACCAGTACAGCCGCTTTGGCAACCCGACCGTAGCCAACCTGGAGCGCCGCCTGTGCGATGTGGAAGGGGCGGAGTCCTGCGTCCTGACATCAACCGGCATGGGTGCGGTGTCCTGCGCGCTGCTGGCGCAGGTCCGCGCGGGTGAGCGGGTCGTGGCGTCGCGCGCGCTGTTCGGTTCATGCCACTGGATCGTGGCCGAACTGCTGCCGCGCTACGGGGTGGAGACGGTATTCGTCGATGGCGGGGACATGGCAGCCTGGCAGGAAGCGCTGTCCAGCCCGACCAGCGCCGTTTTGCTGGAAAGCCCGTCCAACCCCATGCTCGACGTGCTTGACATCCGCATGATCTGCGACCTTGCGCACAAGGCAGGTGCGACCGTGATCGTGGACAACGTATTCGCGACACCGCTGTACCAGAAGCCGCTGGAACTGGGCGCGGACGTGGTCGTGTATTCATGCACCAAGCATATCGACGGGCAGGGCCGTGTTCTGGGTGGCGCCGTGCTGGGTTCGGCCAAATGGATGGATGAGGTACTGCGTCCCTTTGCCCGCAATACCGGCAATGCCATATCGCCCTTCAACGCATGGGTCATGCTCAAGAGCATCGAGACCCTGGCGCTGCGCGTGGATGCCATGACCCGCAACGCAGCGAAAGTGGCCGATTTCCTGGCAGATGCGCCGGGCATTGCGCGCGTGTTCTATCCGGGCCGCAAGGACCACCCGCAGTACGAACTGGCGAAGAAACAGATGTCGGGCGGCTCCACGCTGGTCGCCTTCGAGGTCGAGGGCGGCAAGGCTGGCGCCTTTGCCTTCATGAACGCGCTGCGCCTGATCTCGATTTCCAACAACCTTGGTGATGCACGGTCCCTTGTCACGCATCCGGCAACCACCACCCACATGAAGCTGCAGCCGGAGGAACGTGCCCGCCTTGGCATCACCGACGGTGCGATCCGCTTTTCCGTCGGGCTGGAAGATGCCGATGACCTGATCGACGATCTCCGGCGCGGCCTCGCGGCGCTGGGCAGCCGATAG